In Populus nigra chromosome 10, ddPopNigr1.1, whole genome shotgun sequence, the following proteins share a genomic window:
- the LOC133704239 gene encoding pleckstrin homology domain-containing protein 1-like: MSLSDSMASLWRAATALTQTQSTQTDGVEFWSNPERTGWLMKQGEHIKTWRRRWFILKQGKLFWFKDSTVTRVCKPRGVIPVASCLTVKGAEDVLHKQYAFELSTRNDTMYFIADSEKEKEDWINSIGRSIVQHSRSVTDSEIVDYDSKR, from the coding sequence ATGTCACTCTCTGACTCCATGGCATCTCTCTGGCGTGCCGCGACGGCCCTAACGCAAACGCAATCAACCCAAACGGACGGGGTCGAGTTCTGGTCGAACCCAGAACGAACAGGGTGGTTAATGAAACAAGGGGAGCACATCAAGACATGGAGACGCCGGTGGTTCATTTTAAAACAAGGGAAGCTCTTCTGGTTCAAAGATTCCACCGTGACTCGTGTGTGTAAGCCACGTGGCGTCATCCCAGTTGCCTCTTGCTTGACAGTTAAAGGAGCCGAGGACGTGCTTCATAAACAGTACGCATTCGAGTTGTCTACGAGGAACGATACCATGTATTTCATTGCAGATTCTGAGAAGGAAAAGGAGGATTGGATTAATTCAATCGGACGGTCTATAGTTCAGCACTCGAGATCGGTTACTGATTCGGAGATCGTTGATTATGATAGTAAAAGATGA